AATAAGAACCCTCACCGTCTACGCCTTTTCCACAGAGAACTTCAAGCGGAAGCCCGAGGAGGTAAACGCCCTGATGAACCTCTTCGAGCAGAAGTTCAAGGAACTCCTCACGGACGAGAGGGTTCACAAGTACGGGATAAGGGTGAACGTCCTCGGGAGGAAGGAACTTCTTCCTGAGAACGTCAGAAAGGCGGCTGAAGAGGCTGAAAGGGCGACGAGGAAGTACTCCAACTACACCCTCAACATAGCCCTCGCCTACGGTGGCAGGAGTGAGATAGCCGACGCCGTCAAGGACATCGTCAGGGATGCACTGGAGGGCAAGCTGAGACCGGAGGACGTCGACGAGGACCTCATAAAGCGCTATCTCTACTACCCGAACATGCCCGATCCGGACATCGTTATCAGAACCGGCGGCGAGGAGAGGATAAGCAACTTCCTCCTCTATCAGATAGCCTACAGCGAGCTTTTCTTCGTTGACGTCTACTTCCCGGAGTTCAGGAAGATCGACTTCCTCAGGATAATCAGGGAGTACCAGAAGAGGCAGAGGCGCTTTGGAAGGTAGTTTTTCCAAATTGGGGCCTTGTCCTCCCGGAACGACCCTTTTTAAAGTTTTCCGCTAAAGTTTATTAACGTTGGACTCGACTTTCCCACGGTGGTGACTGATGGGGTACAGTGAGCTGAGTCCAAGGATAAAGAAGGTCTACGCCCAGGTAAGGTACCTTGACGATTATCACTGGGAAATCAATGAGGACAGGATAATCGGCGTTCACAAGAAGAGCAACGTTCACGTCGTCATAGAGGTGGCGGACAACAGGGAGCACGCCGAAAAGCTGGCGGAGAACGATGGGAAGGGCATAAGGATAATCGCCATTCCCGATAAAAACGTCTTCTTCATTCACAACGGGGCGTTCATACTCACCTATCGCTACATCAAAGCGACCCTCGCGGACATAAACGACCACATAGTCTGGAGCGGGTTCAAGATACTCGAAGAGGGTGGAAACCTCATCCAGGAGGACTTCTACGAGTACCTCGGCGGTGCCCTCATAACCCACATCAAGAACAACATGCTCGCCGGCCAGGACTACGTCTTCTGGCAGTTCTACAGGTGCGAGGAGTGCGGCAAGTACGTCGACGTCGAGAGCCTTGAGAGGCACCTCAAGGGGCACGGCATCAAGCACCACGAGAAGAGCGAGGAGAGGTACGAGGTCTTCGAGATTAACTTCCGTGACGGAAAGATCTACGACAAGTACGGCAAGGAGGTTCCGAAGGAAAAGTTCAGCGAGGAGGCCCTCGATTTCCTCGAGGAAATAACCTCCGGGATGAAGATGTCTCCCGGCTGATCTTTTCCCCTTCCGGGGGTATGGCCATGGAGGTCAGCTTGCTCGATCTCTTCCGTGAGGATCATCTCCCCGGTTCCATCGTCACCGTGGTCTACGACGCCTACTCCTCCGCATGGAAGATACCGTTTATTCTTCTCCACACAGCCATTGAAAGGGGCTACTTTGGCATAGTCTCCAACTACAACATCCCCCTCAGGAACTTCATGAGGAAATCGGCTTCCGTTGGGTTTGACGCGGTGAGGGCACTCGAGGAGGGCGACATGGCGATCATCGACCTCTTCGGAACCCGCTATGGCTCAATGATGAACATGCCAAACGTCTTCTACCTGGACAAAGTGGAGCCGGAAACCCTCAACCCCAAGATAACCCACCTCTACGAGACCGAACTTGGTGGGATACTCTCCGAGAGGCCCGCCTTCAGACTCATACACACCCTCGACGGGGCGGCACTGATGCTCGGGGAGGAGAACACTCTAAAGCTCCTCAACAGGACGATAGCCACGAGGAGCGTCCAGCTCCCTGATTCCGTCCTCGTTCTTCCCGTGAACCGGGACGTAGTCTCCGAGAAGTTCGTGGCCTGGGCCGTCAGCGTCGGGGATTACGTCTTCGTGGCCCGTTCGGAGCTTGGAGAAAACGGCCTCTCCGAGTACCTCTACGTGATCTCCGCCCCACACGAGGACTTCGAACCGACGACGTACTCCTTCAGGGTCACCAAGTCGAAAGGAATAGAAAAGCTGAAGATGGAAAAAATCAGCCCCTGAATTTGGGCCTTCTGGAAAGAAGCAGTGGCAGGGGCCTCGGCCTGTAGGGGAAGCCCTCGGTCTGGGCCTTTATCTCCTTGATGAGGTCTTCGAGCTGCATCTCCACCTGCTTTCCGTCGCTTCTCCTCCTGACGGTGACGGTGTTCTGCTCCTTCTCGTTCCTTCCAACGACAACGATGTAGGGAACCCACTCCTTCTCGGCCTTCCTTATCTTCTTGTTGAGCCTGTCGTTGGTGTCGTCGACGTCGGCCCTTATCTTCGCACCCTCGAGCTTGCCCGCAACGTAGAGCGCGTAGTCCATGACCTCCTCACTGACAGGGATAACGCGGATCTGTATCGGGCTGAGCCAGAGCGGGAACATCGGCTTGATGCCCTTGGCCTGGAGCTTTGCCTGCTTCTCGAGGATGGCGTACATGACGCGCTCTATCGCACCGCTCGGCGAGCAGTGGAGTATGAGCGGGTACTGCTCCTTGCCCTCCTCGTCGTAGTAGGTTATGCCGAAGCGCTCCGCGTTCTCCACGTCGATCTGAACCGTACTGAGTGCTGCAGCCTTGTCGAGGTTGTCAACGAAGTTGAACTCGAACTTGAGGATGAAGTAGAAGAACCTCTGCTTCCACATCTCGATGAGGACGGGCTTGCCGATGATCTTCGCGAGTTCGACTATGAAGTCCTTGTTCTCGTTCCAGAAGTCCTCGGTGAACCTTATGGCGACCTCGTAGTCATCCGGCGTAAGTCCAACGCCCCTGAGGACCTCCATGCTGAGCTTGTACTGCTTCTTGAACTCGTCCATGGCCTGCTTGAGGTCGCGAGCGACCGTGTGCATATCGGGCATTGTGAAGGCCCTGAGCCTTCTCAAACCTGAAAGCTCGCCGCTCTTCTCCCTTCTGAAGGAGTAGCGAGTAAGCTCGTACATCCTGAGCGGGAGGTTGCGGTAGCTTATCGTGGCGTCCTTCTTGATTAGGAACTGGCCGAAGCATGCCGCGAACCTGAGGAAGAACTTCTTGTCTCCGCTCTTGACGACGTACTGCCTGGCGGGGAACCTGTTCAGGTACTTCTCAAGAGCCGGGTGCTCGAAGTCGTACATGATCGGCGTCTCGACCTCCATGGCCCCGTACTCGATAACCTTCTCGGTGACGTACTGCTCGAGCAGTCCCTTGATGAGCCTGCCCTTCGGATAGTACCTGAGGTTTCCACCGTCGCTTCCCGGCTCGTAATCAACCAGCTCGTGCTCCAGCATGAACCTGACGTGCGGCGGCTCCCTGTCGGCGATTCTGTTCTTGCTTATCTCGTAGTTGGCGAACTTCCTGAGGTTCTCGTGGCCGGTGAAGTCGAACTTGTCAACCTCCACCAGCTCGCCTTCCGGAGTGAGTATGTACCAGTAGCTCCTCAGTTCCTCCTCCTTCTCGAGGGCTATGTTGCGCTCTTCCTTTGAAACCACCTCTCCGCTCGGGACGACGGTTCTGCTCAGCTCCGCCAGGGGGTGCCCCTTGCAACTTAACTTGAAGGCCTTGTAGTAGCCGAAGGGGGCCCTCTTAACCTCGAAGCCCTCCTCCTTCAGGCGCTCCTCGACCTTCTGGAGAACCTTTAAAGCGACGTCCGGCCTGGCCAGCTCGCTGCTGAGGTGTGCGAACGGGTAAACGAACACGCGGTTGGTCTTCACCTGGGATGCGACGTCCTTGATTTCCGCAACGGCCTTCTCAACGACCTCATCAGGGTTGGTCTCATCGACCTTTTCAACGCTTGTAAAGACCGCGAGAACCTCCTCAAGGCGACCTCTCCTCTGCTCGTCGCTTATCGGCTCGGGGTTCTTCAGGGCCTTGTCCCTGACCTCGTACTCGAGGTAGTCCGAGTGTATCAGAAGCATTCTCATCTTTAACCACCCACCATAGCCTCAATCGGGATTACTAAAACTTTTCCCCTTTCCTTTATAAATCCTCCCGAGAGCCAAAGGCTTAAAAAATCCCCGCCGGAACTTTCAGGGAGGTGGGAGGAATGGATGAGAAAAGAGGCGTAAGAAACGGTGACCTCGTTCTTCCCGGCGATTACCTCGGCGTCATCGAGGAGTACTTCCCGGGAGACGGCGTCAAGGAGGAGGACGGCGAGCTATACGCAGTTAGGGCAGGTAGGGTTGTGATCGACCAGGACAGGATGGAAATCAGCGTTGAGCCGATAACCGACACGCCGCCCCTGCCGAAGGCGGGCGACATCGTGGTGGCGAGGGTCATCGAGGTCAAGCCCCAGGCGGCGATAGTCCAGATAGTTAAAATCGAGGGCAGGGAGAACGACAGGGAGATAGCCACCTCAAAGCTCGCGGGGATACATATCTCCCAGGTGAGGGACGGCTACGTGGACAGTATCAACCGGGAGTTCAGGATCGGGGACATAGTCAGAGCGAGGGTCATAGCCACCGAGAAGAGTCCCATACAGCTCTCCACGAAGGGTCCCGACCTCGGCGTTATCTACGCCCTCTGCACCCGCTGCAGAACCCCGCTGGTAAGACGCGGGGAGAAACTGGTCTGTCCGCGCTGTGGTCACGTCGAGACGAGGAAACTCTCCTCTCTCTACAGGAAGGTGAAGGTCTGATGGCGAGGGCGAAGAAGGTCATAACGATTCACGTCCGCGACGACCGTGAGAAGGAGGAGTTCATGCGCGAACTCCAGCGTCTCCGGCTTCCCGCTTTCATCTACGTCCACGGCAAGCTGAACGACCTCAAGATAAACGTCCAGGGGACGAAGGACGAGATACGCGAGGCGATAAGGAAGATCAGGGAGATACACCACAGGGTGAGGGCCAAGCTCTACCCGGACAGGCGTGGTCTCTACCGCTACAACATAGACGACCTCCTCAGGGAGGCCGGGGCGAGTGTCTCGACGCCTATCCTCCTCAAGACCCTCGAGCTGCTCGGCGAGACAGTCGAACTGAGGGAGAACGAGCTGATAACCTCCCTGCCCTGGGAGGAGATGGTTGCCGTCACGGAAAGGCTGGGGAGCTATCTCTCCGACATATCCTTCAACACCACCAGGCAGATAAGGGAAGTCGTGCTCCCCGCGGCAGTCGCCTACGATCTCGACCCGGAGGACGTTATCGAGACCCTGATCGACTTGGGCGCGGCCGAGTGGAAGGAGGATAAGTTTAAATACGAACTGGTGAAGAACAAGGAGCAGGCCATGGAGATGCTGCTTAACCACTTAAAGGGTGAGGAAAATGAAGATTGAGGTCATCAAGCGTGAGGAGAACGTCCTTGAGTTCTATCTTGAGGGTGAGGACCACACCTTCGCCAACCTGCTCAACGAGGTGCTCCACGAGAACAAGCACGTCACCTTCGCAGGCTACACCATAGAGCACCCCGTTCTCATGGCGAGGAAGCCTAAGTTCAGGGTGGTCACCGACGGCAAGGTAACGCCCGAGAAGGCCCTCGAGGAGGCGGCCCAGAAGATATTCGACAGGGCCAGGGCAGTCCTCGA
This window of the Thermococcus siculi genome carries:
- the uppS gene encoding polyprenyl diphosphate synthase produces the protein MLSRLLSHIPHILFRPIYGLYEDYLFEKVRGGRIPNHVAIIMDGNRRWAKKLEKPPWYGHLFGSQKLEEILEWCRDLGIRTLTVYAFSTENFKRKPEEVNALMNLFEQKFKELLTDERVHKYGIRVNVLGRKELLPENVRKAAEEAERATRKYSNYTLNIALAYGGRSEIADAVKDIVRDALEGKLRPEDVDEDLIKRYLYYPNMPDPDIVIRTGGEERISNFLLYQIAYSELFFVDVYFPEFRKIDFLRIIREYQKRQRRFGR
- a CDS encoding TBP-interacting protein — its product is MGYSELSPRIKKVYAQVRYLDDYHWEINEDRIIGVHKKSNVHVVIEVADNREHAEKLAENDGKGIRIIAIPDKNVFFIHNGAFILTYRYIKATLADINDHIVWSGFKILEEGGNLIQEDFYEYLGGALITHIKNNMLAGQDYVFWQFYRCEECGKYVDVESLERHLKGHGIKHHEKSEERYEVFEINFRDGKIYDKYGKEVPKEKFSEEALDFLEEITSGMKMSPG
- a CDS encoding threonine--tRNA ligase produces the protein MRMLLIHSDYLEYEVRDKALKNPEPISDEQRRGRLEEVLAVFTSVEKVDETNPDEVVEKAVAEIKDVASQVKTNRVFVYPFAHLSSELARPDVALKVLQKVEERLKEEGFEVKRAPFGYYKAFKLSCKGHPLAELSRTVVPSGEVVSKEERNIALEKEEELRSYWYILTPEGELVEVDKFDFTGHENLRKFANYEISKNRIADREPPHVRFMLEHELVDYEPGSDGGNLRYYPKGRLIKGLLEQYVTEKVIEYGAMEVETPIMYDFEHPALEKYLNRFPARQYVVKSGDKKFFLRFAACFGQFLIKKDATISYRNLPLRMYELTRYSFRREKSGELSGLRRLRAFTMPDMHTVARDLKQAMDEFKKQYKLSMEVLRGVGLTPDDYEVAIRFTEDFWNENKDFIVELAKIIGKPVLIEMWKQRFFYFILKFEFNFVDNLDKAAALSTVQIDVENAERFGITYYDEEGKEQYPLILHCSPSGAIERVMYAILEKQAKLQAKGIKPMFPLWLSPIQIRVIPVSEEVMDYALYVAGKLEGAKIRADVDDTNDRLNKKIRKAEKEWVPYIVVVGRNEKEQNTVTVRRRSDGKQVEMQLEDLIKEIKAQTEGFPYRPRPLPLLLSRRPKFRG
- a CDS encoding exosome complex RNA-binding protein Csl4, which encodes MDEKRGVRNGDLVLPGDYLGVIEEYFPGDGVKEEDGELYAVRAGRVVIDQDRMEISVEPITDTPPLPKAGDIVVARVIEVKPQAAIVQIVKIEGRENDREIATSKLAGIHISQVRDGYVDSINREFRIGDIVRARVIATEKSPIQLSTKGPDLGVIYALCTRCRTPLVRRGEKLVCPRCGHVETRKLSSLYRKVKV
- a CDS encoding DUF2067 family protein, which encodes MARAKKVITIHVRDDREKEEFMRELQRLRLPAFIYVHGKLNDLKINVQGTKDEIREAIRKIREIHHRVRAKLYPDRRGLYRYNIDDLLREAGASVSTPILLKTLELLGETVELRENELITSLPWEEMVAVTERLGSYLSDISFNTTRQIREVVLPAAVAYDLDPEDVIETLIDLGAAEWKEDKFKYELVKNKEQAMEMLLNHLKGEENED
- a CDS encoding DNA-directed RNA polymerase subunit L, coding for MKIEVIKREENVLEFYLEGEDHTFANLLNEVLHENKHVTFAGYTIEHPVLMARKPKFRVVTDGKVTPEKALEEAAQKIFDRARAVLEAWNAALKE